One Thiocapsa sp. genomic window, CCGGAACCATCGCGTCGATGGCCTTCAGGCCGGTCTGAACGGGCTCGTCGACCGACTGACGGGCGATAACGCCGGGAGCGACCTTTTCGATCGGGGAGGTGCCCGATGCCTGAATCGGACCCTTGCCGTCGATCGGATTGCCCAGCGCATCCACGACGCGTCCGAGCAGCCCCTCGCCGACCGGCACCTCGAGGACGCGTCCGGTGCAGCGCACCCAATCGCCTTCGGACAAATGGGTGTACTCACCCAAGACCACCGCGCCGACCGAGTCGCGCTCGAGGTTCAACGCAAGCCCGAAGGCGGCCTGACCGGAACTGTCCGGGGGGAACTCCAGCATCTCGTAATACTTGGCGTCCGAGAGACCGTGCACGCGCACGATACCGTCGGTCAAGCTGACGATGGTGCCTTCGGTCCGCGCCTCGGTCTTAAGATCGAGCTTCTCGATCTTTTGTTTGATGAGATCGCTGATCTCGGAAGGATTCAGTTGCATGGCGGTGTCCCGTTCAGAATTGCAATGCGTGAGCCAGTTGCTTGAGCTTGCCGCGGACCGAGTCGTCGATGACGAGGTCCCCGGCGCGAATCTCGATCCCGCCGATCAGTGCGCTGTCGGTCTCGACGGTGACCTCGACCTGCCCGCCGAAGCGCTTCGCGAGTGCGGCGGAAACCGCCGCCTGCTCGGACTCGCTCACGTCGAAGGCGCTGCGAATCAGCACGTGGCGCACGCCTTGGTCGGCGGTGCGGCTCGCCTCGAAGAGTCGTGTGATCTCGGGCAATGCCGCAAGCCTGGCGTTCTCGGTCAGCAACCCCAGGAGATTGGATGCCTCGGGCAGTAGATCATCACCGCAGACCTCGAGGATGATGTCGCGGATGCGCTCGCGGGGCACGTTCGGGTTGGCGATCTGCTCGGCCATCTGGGGATCGCCCACGACGGCCGAGAGCATCTCGAGAGCTTGCGACCAAGCGTCCAACTGACCGACCTCTTTCGCGCGCTCGAACACGGCCTCTGCGTAAGGCCGCGCGATGGTGGTGATGTCTCCGGCCATGGGTGTTCCCTAAAGCTGCTTGGCGAACGATTCGACGAGGCCCTTGTGCGCCTTGATGTCGATCTCCTTCTGGAGAATCTTCTCGGCGGCGGCGACGGCAAGCGTGGCGACCCGCTCGCGAAGCTCTTCGCGGGCCCGGTTGGTTTCCCGATCGATCTCGGCTTGAGCGGCGGCGACTACACGGCCGCTTTCGCTGCGCGCGTCGACCTTGGCCTCCTCGACGATCTCGGTTGCCCGCTTCTGAGCCTGCGCCACGATATCGGCGGCGGCGGCCTTGGCGTCCTTGATGAGGACGATGGCGCGCTGCTCCCCGAGCGCCTTCTCTTGATGACCGCGCTCGGCCGCGGCGAGGCCCTCGGCGATCTTCGCCTTGCGCTCGGCCAACGCCGTGACGATCGGCGGCCAGATAAACTTCATACAGAACCCGACGAACACCGCGAAGGCGATCATCTGGGCGAACAGGGTCAGATTGATATTCATAGCGTTGCCTCGTGCCTATGCCTCATACCGCGTCCGGGAACAGGGCCAGGAGCCGCGACCCCGGCGGAAGTGGGATGGGTGTCAGGCAGCGAACATCACGAACAGACCCATGGCGATCGCGATGACGGGCAGCGCGTCGACCAGACCCATGACGATGAAGAACTGGGTGCGGAGCATCGGGATCAGCTCGGGCTGACGGGCTGCACCTTCGAGAAAGCGCCCACCCAAGATACCGATACCGATGCCGGCGCCGACCGCGCCGAGACCCAGCATCAAGCCTGCACCGATGAACTTGATGACGTCGGCGAACAGGTTAGCGACTTCGAGTTCCATGATTCTCTCCAGTAATTGACGGTGTTAGAGCAGAAGAAACGGGTTAGTGATGCTCCTGGTGAGCCATGTCGAGATAGACGATGGTCAGCACCATGAAGATGAATGCCTGCAGCGTGATGATGAGGATATGGAACACGGCCCAGACGAACTGCAACATTCCGCCGGTGATGTTCATCACCATACTGCTGCCGTAGAGCAGCGCGATCAGGATGAAGATCATCTCGCCCGCATACATGTTGCCGAAAAGGCGCAGCGCCAGCGAAAGCGGTTTCGAGAGGAGGCTGATGCCTTCGAGCAGGAGGTTGGCAGGCATACCC contains:
- a CDS encoding F0F1 ATP synthase subunit delta, with amino-acid sequence MAGDITTIARPYAEAVFERAKEVGQLDAWSQALEMLSAVVGDPQMAEQIANPNVPRERIRDIILEVCGDDLLPEASNLLGLLTENARLAALPEITRLFEASRTADQGVRHVLIRSAFDVSESEQAAVSAALAKRFGGQVEVTVETDSALIGGIEIRAGDLVIDDSVRGKLKQLAHALQF
- a CDS encoding F0F1 ATP synthase subunit B, giving the protein MNINLTLFAQMIAFAVFVGFCMKFIWPPIVTALAERKAKIAEGLAAAERGHQEKALGEQRAIVLIKDAKAAAADIVAQAQKRATEIVEEAKVDARSESGRVVAAAQAEIDRETNRAREELRERVATLAVAAAEKILQKEIDIKAHKGLVESFAKQL
- the atpE gene encoding F0F1 ATP synthase subunit C, with translation MELEVANLFADVIKFIGAGLMLGLGAVGAGIGIGILGGRFLEGAARQPELIPMLRTQFFIVMGLVDALPVIAIAMGLFVMFAA